Proteins encoded together in one Pseudoalteromonas xiamenensis window:
- a CDS encoding Hpt domain-containing protein, with translation MNVTIDESALLSMQSLLGEQFNDTLVFCCSEFERLESEVMLALHGDMQSAIRNAHSLKSNAAQFGALSLSNTAREIEQALIKDEHELAKEIAQGLAEQVAGSKAKLNAWLDANG, from the coding sequence ATGAATGTCACCATCGACGAAAGTGCACTATTAAGCATGCAATCCCTTCTAGGAGAGCAGTTTAACGATACACTGGTTTTTTGTTGTAGTGAATTCGAGCGTCTGGAATCAGAAGTGATGTTAGCGCTGCATGGCGACATGCAAAGCGCAATTCGAAACGCGCACAGCTTAAAATCAAACGCCGCTCAATTTGGCGCGCTTAGTCTCAGCAATACTGCACGAGAGATTGAACAAGCGTTAATAAAAGATGAGCATGAACTAGCAAAAGAAATTGCTCAAGGTCTTGCTGAGCAGGTTGCAGGTTCAAAGGCAAAACTAAACGCGTGGCTTGACGCAAACGGCTAA
- a CDS encoding CLCA_X family protein — protein MYRTGPDYRFDDQVDFSDIKDTFGFNTIKIGQWVTKEERLLAANLIYDAFADLSLILNVPSKLLGLRQTLNLAFGTGGQLGVQAHYAAHTRTLALAKNAGKGALAHEWWHAFDHYICKFLFKDTKSTQFASSCWLQSVISNTHPLNQYLDNLFRLLFLSSDQRNMSLYMNRATSLDRQQKQFYYAKPEELSARAFEHFIASHPDIINQFLVNDVLGSDLEKQGGFPDSALSKSIGALYSQYFNHLGYLLQRSLQ, from the coding sequence ATGTATAGGACAGGGCCTGATTATCGTTTCGATGACCAAGTCGATTTTTCGGATATCAAAGACACGTTTGGTTTTAATACAATCAAAATCGGCCAGTGGGTAACTAAAGAAGAACGATTGTTAGCTGCTAATTTGATTTACGATGCTTTTGCTGACTTGAGCCTAATTTTAAACGTACCAAGTAAATTACTTGGCTTGCGACAAACCCTAAACCTTGCGTTTGGCACCGGTGGACAGCTTGGAGTTCAAGCGCATTACGCAGCCCATACGAGAACGCTCGCGCTTGCAAAAAACGCAGGTAAGGGGGCACTAGCACATGAGTGGTGGCACGCGTTCGACCACTATATCTGTAAATTTCTTTTCAAAGACACAAAATCAACTCAATTTGCATCAAGCTGTTGGCTACAGAGCGTTATTTCGAACACTCACCCACTAAATCAATATTTAGACAACTTATTTAGACTGCTATTTCTATCATCCGATCAACGCAACATGAGTCTATATATGAATAGAGCTACATCACTTGACCGACAACAAAAACAATTTTATTACGCCAAACCAGAAGAACTTTCGGCTCGTGCCTTTGAGCACTTTATTGCTTCACACCCCGACATTATCAATCAATTTCTAGTAAATGATGTGCTCGGAAGCGATCTAGAAAAACAAGGAGGCTTTCCCGATAGCGCACTATCAAAAAGCATAGGAGCACTATATTCCCAATATTTTAACCACTTAGGTTACTTGTTGCAGCGCAGCTTGCAATAG
- a CDS encoding tRNA-uridine aminocarboxypropyltransferase encodes MARALCEHCGFILKRCICDDLIPKYENAVHLLILRDKSETNHAKNTACLLPLVFSHTTIIDGDVETIEAELKNIDLDNAAILYPSENALILDETQSLELKVKTLVILDGSWKKAFKLYMSLQQLRVLPCISFKAVPQSRYRIRSTDLSYSLSSFEASVYAIKCLEKVQLAEHVSFFEKFIKKQIQLMPESLHKRYQGKP; translated from the coding sequence TTGGCTAGAGCCTTATGTGAACACTGTGGATTTATCTTGAAACGCTGTATTTGCGATGACTTAATTCCTAAATATGAAAATGCGGTGCATTTACTCATATTACGTGACAAATCAGAAACTAACCATGCCAAAAACACAGCATGTTTGTTACCTTTGGTATTTTCACACACCACTATTATTGATGGCGATGTGGAAACTATCGAGGCTGAACTAAAAAATATCGATTTAGATAACGCTGCGATACTCTATCCTTCTGAAAATGCATTAATATTGGACGAAACTCAATCACTCGAATTAAAGGTAAAAACATTGGTCATACTTGATGGTAGCTGGAAAAAGGCATTCAAACTTTACATGTCTTTGCAGCAGCTCAGAGTATTGCCTTGTATTAGCTTTAAGGCCGTGCCACAAAGTCGTTATCGTATTCGTTCAACAGATCTTAGCTATAGCCTCTCTTCATTTGAAGCAAGTGTATATGCTATAAAGTGCTTAGAAAAAGTGCAGTTAGCGGAACATGTGTCTTTTTTCGAAAAATTCATCAAAAAACAAATTCAATTAATGCCTGAGTCACTACATAAACGCTACCAAGGTAAACCATAA
- a CDS encoding pyridoxal phosphate-dependent aminotransferase — protein MSRISKSNKLHGVCYDIRGPVLAQAKKMEEEGLKVLKLNIGNPAAFGFDMPEDMHRDIIRNLYSAQGYCDSKGLYSARVAVYQHYQQKKLPNISVDNIYIGNGVSELIQMVTQALLNDGDEVLIPAPDYPLWTASVKLAGGTPVHYLCDEEQDWFPDIADIRKKVTPKTKALVLINPNNPTGAVYSKALLEELVTVARENNLLILSDEIYEKILYEGVEHFSIAAMCEDLPVITFNGLAKTYRAAGLRMGWMVLSGKISRMTDLISGLDMLASMRLCANVPAQFAIQQALGGVQSIDQLIEPGGRLYEQRNIVSQSLNSIDGLSCVKPMGALYAFPKVDIAKFGIKDDEKMVLDLLREEKILLVHGRAFNWPKPDHFRVVFLPHKDELEPAMKRVERFFSHYKQS, from the coding sequence ATGTCTAGAATTTCAAAGAGTAACAAATTACATGGCGTTTGTTACGACATCAGGGGTCCTGTTCTTGCACAAGCAAAGAAAATGGAAGAGGAGGGCCTTAAAGTTTTAAAACTCAATATTGGTAATCCAGCCGCATTTGGGTTTGATATGCCAGAAGATATGCACCGAGATATCATCCGCAATTTATACTCAGCGCAAGGTTACTGTGATTCAAAAGGCCTATATTCAGCGCGTGTTGCCGTATACCAACATTATCAGCAGAAAAAATTACCAAACATCAGCGTCGATAACATCTACATAGGCAACGGTGTTAGCGAACTTATTCAAATGGTTACGCAAGCGTTATTGAATGATGGTGATGAAGTTTTAATTCCTGCACCAGATTATCCACTCTGGACTGCTTCTGTAAAGTTAGCCGGTGGAACGCCTGTACATTATTTGTGTGACGAGGAACAAGACTGGTTTCCTGATATCGCCGACATTCGTAAAAAGGTGACGCCTAAAACGAAAGCGTTGGTGCTGATAAACCCTAATAACCCGACAGGTGCTGTGTACAGCAAAGCGTTGCTAGAAGAACTCGTGACCGTAGCGCGAGAGAACAACTTGTTGATCCTAAGCGACGAAATCTATGAAAAAATTCTTTATGAAGGTGTCGAGCATTTTTCTATCGCGGCAATGTGCGAAGACCTACCTGTTATTACGTTCAATGGACTCGCTAAAACTTATCGTGCGGCGGGTTTACGAATGGGATGGATGGTCCTAAGTGGAAAAATCTCCAGAATGACGGACTTGATATCGGGATTAGATATGCTTGCGTCAATGCGTTTATGTGCAAACGTACCAGCACAATTTGCGATCCAGCAGGCATTGGGTGGTGTTCAATCGATAGATCAGTTAATTGAACCAGGAGGTCGTTTATATGAGCAACGGAATATCGTGTCACAATCGCTAAATAGCATCGACGGACTAAGCTGTGTGAAACCGATGGGAGCGTTGTATGCGTTTCCTAAGGTAGATATTGCGAAATTTGGCATTAAAGACGATGAGAAAATGGTGTTGGATTTACTGCGGGAAGAGAAAATTCTACTTGTGCATGGTCGAGCATTCAACTGGCCAAAGCCAGACCATTTTCGAGTAGTATTCTTGCCTCACAAAGATGAGCTAGAACCTGCAATGAAACGCGTTGAGCGGTTTTTTAGCCATTACAAACAGAGTTAA